From one Thermodesulfobacteriota bacterium genomic stretch:
- a CDS encoding alpha/beta hydrolase produces the protein MPEISIREEVVWFQDSLKPSPRVILFLHGAGGSHHTFRDQWARMKGTARLVIPDLPGHAKSGGTPFETIHAAADWVGEFVEELGLKNFVLVGHSMGGAIALQAALNELPGIDALVLIASGAKLKVSEEIVASISTRFREFAPELVDRMLGRETSHELRDDVLQDVLSTRPATYLADFRACTGFDVMDRIGAIRLPTLVVNGADDRLTPLKYGEYLAMNIPGAVLKILHGTGHLPILERPNELNSVITAFIHSLEP, from the coding sequence ATGCCGGAGATTTCGATACGGGAGGAAGTGGTCTGGTTCCAGGACAGCTTGAAACCGAGCCCGCGGGTCATATTGTTCCTCCACGGCGCCGGTGGATCGCACCACACCTTCCGGGACCAGTGGGCGCGGATGAAAGGCACGGCGCGCCTCGTCATCCCCGACCTACCGGGCCACGCGAAGAGCGGCGGGACGCCGTTCGAGACGATCCACGCCGCCGCCGACTGGGTCGGGGAATTCGTCGAGGAGCTCGGGCTGAAGAATTTCGTCCTCGTCGGGCACTCGATGGGAGGGGCGATCGCCCTGCAGGCCGCGCTGAACGAGCTTCCCGGGATCGACGCCCTCGTCCTCATCGCCTCCGGCGCGAAGCTGAAGGTCAGCGAGGAGATCGTCGCGTCGATCTCGACGCGCTTCCGGGAATTCGCGCCGGAGCTCGTGGACCGGATGCTGGGACGGGAAACCTCCCACGAGCTCCGCGACGACGTGCTCCAGGACGTCCTCTCCACGCGGCCGGCGACCTACCTGGCGGACTTCCGCGCCTGCACCGGCTTCGACGTGATGGACCGCATCGGGGCGATCCGGCTCCCCACGCTGGTGGTCAACGGCGCCGACGACCGGCTCACGCCGCTGAAGTACGGCGAGTACCTCGCCATGAACATCCCCGGGGCGGTGCTGAAGATCCTGCACGGCACGGGGCACCTGCCGATCTTGGAGCGGCCCAACGAGCTCAACTCGGTCATCACCGCCTTCATCCATTCGCTCGAGCCGTGA